In one window of Notolabrus celidotus isolate fNotCel1 chromosome 15, fNotCel1.pri, whole genome shotgun sequence DNA:
- the LOC117826728 gene encoding MICOS complex subunit MIC26-like — MLKVTGSTMPAALSVVPIAVFAAAGDEKEETSPLHRDQLSLYTAPPPKSRYVEPEGGQVEETVATMRKFIEPYTDWCQGTYGNIKPKVQSVTRFGNDTYNFMSSPPKDFYPRAGVIALTGVLGLFLGRGSRIKKLVYPAGLVTLSASMYYPERAADLAKSTGDSVYERAVQTYAALEKMLKSQRPADKGKDPDTKV, encoded by the coding sequence ATGTTGAAGGTGACAGGTAGCACAATGCCGGCAGCTCTGAGCGTGGTGCCGATCGCTGTCTTCGCTGCAGCCGGGGACGAGAAGGAGGAGACCAGCCCCCTTCACCGGGACCAGCTGTCTCTGTACACCGCTCCTCCGCCCAAGTCCCGGTATGTGGAGCCTGAAGGGGGTCAGGTGGAGGAGACTGTCGCCACCATGAGGAAGTTTATAGAGCCATACACGGACTGGTGTCAAGGAACTTACGGCAACATTAAACCCAAAGTTCAGAGTGTGACCCGGTTTGGGAATGACACCTACAACTTCATGAGCAGCCCGCCCAAGGACTTCTATCCCAGGGCAGGGGTCATAGCCCTCACCGGGGTGCTGGGGCTGTTTCTCGGCAGAGGCTCCAGGATTAAGAAGCTGGTCTACCCGGCGGGCCTGGTGACCCTGAGCGCCTCCATGTACTACCCGGAGCGCGCTGCAGACCTCGCGAAGTCCACCGGGGATTCGGTGTACGAGCGCGCCGTGCAGACCTACGCTGCCCTGGAGAAGATGCTGAAGTCCCAGAGACCAGCTGACAAGGGGAAAGACCCTGACACTAAAGTCTGA
- the dnaaf6 gene encoding protein PIH1D3, whose product MECLGVSSAQNLQALSALLSTQQDGDDDDGGETRPSHARLGPGHIGAPKQDKEVSSAYIKKNSKDIWSEEEVAEGSQYDDLTDPRPQPEYEVILKQSVGTEDLYLGLSGKDPSSMCCEAMLVKIKLPETKATDVALDVKETFLDLRTPKYKLGLHLPQPTHSAGGKAQFFSEREELEVTLPMKHSMDFLIMQ is encoded by the exons ATGGAGTGTCTCGGAGTATCATCTGCACAGAACCTCCAGGCTCTGTCTGCTTTATTATCAACCCAGCAGGacggtgatgatgatgatggaggcGAG ACTAGACCATCCCATGCTAGACTGGGTCCTGGACACATCGGCGCACCTAAGCAAGATAAAGAAG tgtcatctgcatacatCAAGAAGAACAGCAAAGATATCTggagtgaggaggaggtggcTGAGGGCTCGCAGTATGATGACCTCACTGACCCACGACCACAGCCTGA GTATGAAGTAATCCTGAAGCAGAGTGTGGGGACAGAGGATCTGTACCTTGGCTTGAGTGGAAAGGACCCGTCCTCCATGTGCTGTGAAGCCATGCTG GTGAAAATTAAACTCCCAGAGACTAAAGCAACAGATGTGGCCTTGGATGTGAAAGAAACATTCCTTGATCTCCGGACGCCGAAATA taaGCTGGGTCTTCATCTCCCACAGCCCACCCACAGCGCCGGGGGAAAGGCTCAGTTTTTCAGCGAGAGGGAGGAACTGGAGGTGACTCTTCCAATGAAACACTCCATGGATTTCCTCATTATGCAATAA